One Lodderomyces beijingensis strain CBS 14171 genome assembly, chromosome: 5 DNA segment encodes these proteins:
- a CDS encoding 60S ribosomal protein uL14, giving the protein MSGSGASGNKFRMSLALPVGAIMNCADNSGARNLYVLAVKGIGARLNRLPAASAGDMVMATVKKGKPELRKKVMPAIVIRQSKPWRRRDGVYLYFEDNAGVIVNPKGEMKGSAITGPVAKECADLWPRIASNSGVVV; this is encoded by the exons ATGTCAGGATCAGGAGCTTCAGGAAACAAATTCCGTATGTCA TTGGCACTCCCAGTCGGAGCAATAATGAACTGCGCAGACAACTCCGGTGCTAGAAACTTGTACGTCTTGGCCGTCAAGGGAATCGGCGCTAGATTGAACAGGTTGCCAGCTGCATCAGCCGGTGACATGGTCATGGCCACCGTCAAGAAGGGTAAACCCGAATTGCGTAAAAAGGTCATGCCCGCTATCGTCATTAGACAATCCAAGccttggagaagaagagatgGTGTCTACTTGTACTTTGAAGACAATGCTGGTGTTATTGTTAACCCCAAGGGTGAAATGAAGGGTTCTGCTATTACTGGCCCTGTTGCTAAAGAATGTGCCGACTTGTGGCCTCGTATCGCTTCAAACtctggtgttgttgtttga